CATCGTCACCGGAGCCGAGAACGTCAAACGCGCCCTGTTCACCGACGGGGACGTCTTCCGCGCCCGCTACCGTCGCCCCCTCCTGCTGACCGGCATCGACGTCGGCGTCATCCGGCCGGACCTCGCGGAACGGCTCCTGCCCCTGCGTCTGGAGCGGCCCCGCATCCGACGCACCGAGGCCGAGCTGTGGGCGGAGTACGCGGACATTCTGCCCGTCGTTCTCGGATCTCTCCTGGACCTCACGGTCAAGGTCCGCGCCGCTGAGGCGGAGACCCCCACGGACCTGCGGATGGCGGACTTCGCGCACCTGTGTGCGCAGCTCGATGCGGCAACCGGTCTCGGGGCGCTCGCCGCGTATCGGGCCAGCCTGGACGACCTGAACGATGACGTGATCGAGGGCGACCTTCTGGCGCAGACCGTTCTCAAGCATGCGGACACCATGGAGCCAGGCGAGGCGCAGCGGATGACTTCCACCGAGTGGCTGCACTGCCTCAGTCGCCTCTACAACGGCGACGAACTACGTCCCCTGCCCAAGGGGTGGCCGACCACGGGAAAGGTCCTCTCTGACCGCCTCAAGCGCCTCCAACCGACGCTTGCCGCCCGTGGCGTCCTCATCGACTGGGGCCGCACCAGCGAGGGCCGCTACCTCGAAATGACCCGCCAACCGGCCTCGCCCCCACACGAGCAGAAGCCGGTGTTCTGACCCGCGACCACGCGATCACTCCCCGGACAAGCAAGAGGAGCACCCCGGGGCGGAGCGTGCTCCTCTTGCTGTTCGGCGGAACGCCGCCCGATGGGCGCGCCGCGCAGCGGCTCCTTATTTCACGCTGTGAGGCGCACCTCACCACAAACAGACACCCCCTCTTTTGTCCTAAGAGGGAAGACGCTGCGTCATCTGCGTCATGCAGGCGGAAAAACAGCCCGTGAGCTGCGGATACAGGCATGACGCAGGCGGCGACCTCTGCGTCATCCTGCGTCATCTGCGTCACGCGATGACGCACCCCATGACGCGCTGATGACGCACCCCCTGATCACTGCGTCACACAAAACCGCAGGTCAAAAGCCCAAATGACGCTGATGACGCAATGACGCAGAAATCCGCGCTTCGGACAGACGCGAACTCCCGAGGCAGGCCCCGCCCCGGCAAGTCCGCATCGGCCCTCTCGACGCATGGACGCATATCCCGCGAGGAGACACCACCTTGAGCGCCGTGACCACACCCGCGCCCCTTGATGAGTCCACCGAAGCCCTCACCCCCCGCGAAGCGATGACAGCACTGCGGATCGGCCGAGACACGCTCTACAACCTCATCCGTTCCGGCGAACTGCGCAGCTTCACCATCGGCAGGGCCCGCCGCATCCCCGCCGCCGAGATTCCTGCCTTCATGCGCAGGCGAATGGAGGAAAACCACTGATGGCACGCCGCCGCCCCAATGGTGCGGGGACGATCACCAAGCGCAGTGACGGCCGGTATCAGGCTGCGGTCTACGTGCCGCAGCCTGACGGCACCACCAAGCGCAAGTTCGCGTACGGCAAGACCTACGACGAGTGCGACGACAAGCGCCGGAAGCTGATCGAGCGAGCGCAGAACGGCGTCCCGACTCCCACCAGGGACATGACCATGGGTGAGTGGTTCGAGTACTGGCTGACGTGCATCGTCAAGCCCAGCCTCTCGGACGGGAGCCATCGGACGTACGAGAGCGCAGTACGGCTCCACCTCCACCCGCGGCTCGGCCGCAAGGTGATGCTCAAGCTCGGGGTCAAGGAGCTCCGGGCGGTCATGACCAAGCTCGCCGAGGACAAGGGCGCCAAGACCGCTCGCCATGCTCACCGCGTCCTCAAGGCGTCGCTGACCGCCGCCATGGTGGAAGACATCGGGCTGACCCGGAACGTGGCCAAGCTCGTCCACGTACGGGCGTCCACCGATAGCGGCAAAAGCTGGGACGCGGTCAAGGTCCTGCGATTCCTCGCCGAGGCGCGGCGGCGGACGGTCTACTATCCGGCCCTGCTGCTGATCCCGCTTCTCGGGCTGCGTCGCGCTGAGATATGCGGTCTCCGTTGGGAGAACATCGACCTGGAGAAACGCGTGCTGTGGGTCGAGCAGCAGCGACAGCGAACGAGCGCAGGCACGGTCGATGTGGAGACCAAGACCGAGACGTCCAAGGCGCCGCTCCCCCTGCCCGCTCAGTGCATCGCACCGCTCAGGTGGCAGCGCCTCCGGACGGCGTGGCTCCGGGAGCGGGCGCTGTCGAGCGGTCGGCCATGGGTGGACGATCCCGAGGGACACGTGTTCGTCACCCGCACCGGGCAGCCGCTCCAGGCCGACTGTCTGTATCAGACCGTCCAGCGAGTCACAGCAAGCGCCGGGCTCGGCAAGATGAACCCCAAGGGGCTCAGGAAGTCGTGCGGCACGCTGCTGGTACATCTCCGGGTGCACCCGAGGATCGTCAAAGCCGTTCTGCGGCACAGCCGGATCTCGACCACGTTGGACATCTACGCCGAAGCGCTGGACCCGGACGTTATCGAGGCGGTTGGTCAGCTTGACCTACTGCTCCGGCAGCCGGACCGCCTCGACCGGTTGCAGACAGTGACAGCC
This genomic interval from Streptomyces asiaticus contains the following:
- a CDS encoding helix-turn-helix domain-containing protein, with translation MTTPAPLDESTEALTPREAMTALRIGRDTLYNLIRSGELRSFTIGRARRIPAAEIPAFMRRRMEENH
- a CDS encoding tyrosine-type recombinase/integrase; translated protein: MARRRPNGAGTITKRSDGRYQAAVYVPQPDGTTKRKFAYGKTYDECDDKRRKLIERAQNGVPTPTRDMTMGEWFEYWLTCIVKPSLSDGSHRTYESAVRLHLHPRLGRKVMLKLGVKELRAVMTKLAEDKGAKTARHAHRVLKASLTAAMVEDIGLTRNVAKLVHVRASTDSGKSWDAVKVLRFLAEARRRTVYYPALLLIPLLGLRRAEICGLRWENIDLEKRVLWVEQQRQRTSAGTVDVETKTETSKAPLPLPAQCIAPLRWQRLRTAWLRERALSSGRPWVDDPEGHVFVTRTGQPLQADCLYQTVQRVTASAGLGKMNPKGLRKSCGTLLVHLRVHPRIVKAVLRHSRISTTLDIYAEALDPDVIEAVGQLDLLLRQPDRLDRLQTVTAEDDEQPD